A section of the Mobula hypostoma chromosome 30 unlocalized genomic scaffold, sMobHyp1.1 SUPER_30_unloc_1, whole genome shotgun sequence genome encodes:
- the LOC134341316 gene encoding probable G-protein coupled receptor 139 yields the protein MSSGGASLVSSQSKCEQAAFPCQYGSVKVNPLCSVGLDCSASVLTECLIIAENYLVHPANLVAIVILARGKCGLSKCITLYLVGMAAADLLVVISNPLLKRTAGIYFSRSFLFITAVCRLVTWLMFASTATSVWLTVAFTVDRFVAICCEKLKTKYCTERTAAVVIGTVSVLACLETVPWGFVYESGEAIDGVSWYCILTPSFTNSHSWAAFYIFHRIFCPCVPFILMLLCNILTVRRILAASRARRGLRGQKSGESDKDREMENRRKSIVLLFNITGSFILLWGTLVVFSIYRRITGRFLHSVRDPRYVTDQASIMLQVLSSCTNTCIYVLTQSKFREELRNAVKYPLNLILKLMKR from the exons CTCAGTGGGCTTGGACTGCAGTGCCAGTGTTTTGACAGAGTGCCTCATTATTGCAGAAAATTATCTTGTACATCCAG CGAACTtggtggcgattgtgatcctggcccggggaaagtgcggtctctccaaatgtatcACTCTCTACCTGGTGGGAATGGCAGCGGCCGATCTCCTGGTCGTTATTTCGAATCCGCTGCTGAAGCGGACTGCTGGGATTTATTTTTCCCGATCATTCTTGTTCATCACTGCTGTGTGCAGACTCGTCACCTGGTTGATGTTTGCGAGCACTGCGACTTCAGTCTGGCTGACCGTCGCATTCACCGTCGATCGATTTGTGGCAATTTGCtgtgagaagctgaaaacaaaatattgcaccgagagaacggcGGCTGTGGTTATCGGGACAGTGAGTGTGCTGGCCTGTTTGGAGACTGTCCCCTGGGGCTTTGTGTACGAGTCTGGGGAAGCAATTGATGGTGTTTCCTGGTATTGTATTTTAACACCGAGCTTCACAAACTCTCACTCATGGGCCGCATTTTACATTTTTCACCGCATTTTCTGCCCTTGCGTCCCTTTCATTCTGATGTTGCTGTGCAATATTCTGACTGTCAGGCGGATTCTAGCGGCCAGTCGAGCCCGCAGGGGGCTCCGGGGACaaaagagtggagagagtgacaaGGACCGGGAGATGGAGAACCGACGCAAATCCATCGTTTTGCTCTTCAACATAACTGGTAGTTTCATATTGTTGTGGGGAACACTGGTGGTATTTTCTATCTATAGACGGATTACAGGACGTTTTCTTCATTCTGTCAGGGATCCCCGTTACGTCACAGACCAAGCATCGATAATGCTGCAGGTtctcagttcctgcaccaacacCTGTATTTACGTCCTGACTCAGAGCAAATTCCGAGAGGAGCTAAGGAATGCGGTGAAATACCCACTGAATCTGATTTTGAAACTCATGAAACGTTAG